A window of Candidatus Bathyanammoxibius amoris genomic DNA:
ATACGGCAAAATAGAATACCATATCAACTTCCCGTCCCAACTCCTTCAGGGTCTTGTCCAGGGCCTTCGCCTGCACAAGGTTCCTTGGAAACCCGTCTAAAAGAAAACTCGAATTCTGGCCGCCTTTTGCCATACAATCCGCAACGATATCTACCACCACCTCGTCAGGGACAAGAAGACCTTTTTCCATATATTCCTTAGCCTTCAAGCCGGTCGCCGTGCCTGCCTGAAGGGCCTCTCTGAGCAGGTCGCCGGTAGAGACGTGCTCCATATTCCTTTCTCTGCACACGGCCTCAGCCTGGGTCCCCTTCCCTGCACCTGGAGGACCTAAGAATACGACGTTCATCCTCTCCTACCTCTTATCCTCCCCGTGCCACCGAGGAGTCCGCTGTAGTGCCTCATAGTCAGGTGGGCCTCTATCTTCTGTAGCATGTCCAGCGCAACACCCACCACTATAAGCAACCCGGTCCCGCCATAAAAACCTGCTATAGCACGACTTACCTCAAATCCCCTCGTCATCACCATCGGCAGCAATGCGATTATTGCCAGGAATGCGGCGCCAGCCAGGGTTATCCTGCTCATGACATTTTCGAGGTAATCAGCCGTCCGCCCGCCGGGCCTGATACCGGGGATAAAACTACCATAGTCCTTCATATTATCTGACATGTCTTTTGGGTTAAACTGTATCGCCGTCCAAAAGTAACAGAAGAAGGCTATAAGAAAGCAATAGAGACTCACATAAACAATCCCGCCCTGAAGGGCCTCAGTCAGGCGTGAGGTCATCCAGTAGCCGAGACTGTTGGGTTCAAACCTCACCTGCAGGCCCTGTAAGATTGCGGTTGGAAATATAAGCAGAGACTGTGCAAATATGATGGGCATTACCCCCGCCTGGTTTACCCTGAGCGGGAGAAAGTGCTTCTGGCCACCATAAACCTTTCGCCCGCGGGTGTGCTTTGCCTGCTGGACGGGGATGCGTCTCTGGCCCTGGGTAATATATACTACCCCGGCTACTATGGCCAAGAAGGAAGCTATCAACATTAACAGCTTAAAAATGCCTATTTGATGCTCAGCCGGAGCAACCGAGAACGTGAAGTTCGAGACAATCTGGGAGAATGCCCAGGGGAGACGGTCTACAATACCCACCATTATTACTATAGAAATGCCGCTTCCTATCCCAAATTCATCTATCTGCTCTCCTATCCACATCAAAAACATGGTCCCTGTGGTAAGCAGCAGGGCGGCCATGAGCTGAAAGCCCATGCCCTGGAGATACACCGGCACCACCGGCACGTTGTTTATCTCTATCGTGTAGAGTGTGCGGGTAAGGATAAAGGCCTGAAACATACAGAGACATACGGTGGTCATTCTCGTATACTGGTTTATCTTCTTTCTCCCCGCATCTCCTTCCTTGTTCAGTCGCTCTAAGGCCGGAACAACCCCTACCAGCAGCTGAAAGATAATGGACGCGCTTATGTAGGGCATAACCCCCAGGCCAAAGACAGCGCCTGACGCAAGGGCACCACCGGCAAAGAGGTCTACCAGGCCGAGAAGCTGGCCTACACCCGTACCCGTAAACTGCACAAAATATGTCTTCAGGACTTCTGTATCAATACCGGGTATCGGAATAAAGACCCCGACCCTGCACAGGGCGATGAGGCCCAGGGTGATCAAGAGCTTGCGCCGCAGTTCGGGTATCTTGTATATGTTTTGTAACTTTTCTATCACTCTATTACTTTCGCCTCACCACCTGCGGCCTTTATCTTTTCGACGGCGCTCTTGCTGAACTTGTGGGCAAAGACCTTAACCGGTCTCTTGAGGTCGCCGTCCCCCAGGACCTTTACCCCGTCCCCGTACTCTTTCTTTATGAGACCGGATTCCAGAAGGGTTTTAACGTCTATAACGTCTTTACCCTCCAGAGAATTGATCTGACTCAAGTTTATTATGCTAAAGGTTTTCTTGAAAATGTTTGTGAAACCCCTCTTCGGGATGCGGCGCACCATAGGCATCTGCCCGCCTTCAAAGTAAAGCCCCGTCTCAGTCCCCGAGCGGGCCCCGGCACCCTTTGAGCCCCTGCCGCACGTCTTGCCGAGACCGGAACCCGGACCGCACCCCAGACGTTTCTTCCGCCGCTTCGGTTCGCCATATGTCTTAACGTCCTTCAGGTTCATTCCAGGTCTACCCCTCTGAGTTGGGCTATATGCTTGGGGTCTTTCAAGGAACGCAGCCCCTCCATAGTGGCCTTCACGATGTTTAACGGGTTCCTTGAACCATAACACTTCGTCAGTATATTCCTTACCCCCGCCAGCTCTACAACCGCCCGCACGGCCGCACCGGCCTTTATCCCCGTACCGGGGGCCGCAGGTTTTAAAAACACACGGGCGGCGCCGTATCGACCCCATATCTCGTATGGGATGGTATCACCCTTTAAGGCAACGTGCGTTAGAGTCTTTTTGGCCTCCTTTGTGCCCTTAGATATCGAACTCGGCACCTCTCTGGCCTTGCCGAAGCCGACTCCCACGTTTCCCTGCCTGTCTCCAACAACTACCAGGGCACTGAAGCTCATGTTCTTACCGCCTTTGGTAACCACCGTACAGCGGTTTATGGTAACTACTACTTCTTCGAGGGCTCCTATTTCCTTTTTCTTCTGCGGTTCCGCCAAGTCTCCTCCTCTTTAGAATTTCAGCTCTGCCTTTCGAGCCGCATCAGCAAAGGCCTTCAACCTTCCATGGAACTTATAGGCACCCCTGTCAAAAACCACCTTGCTGACGCCGACTTTTTTTGCCTCACCTGCAATCTTCTCTCCTACCAGTTCCGCCGCCTTCTTGTTACCTCCCGAAGGAAGCTTTGCTTTGACGTCCGAGGAGAGGGTGGAGGCGGATGCCAGGGTTCTGCCCTCGCTGTCATCAATCAACTGACAGTACAAATTCTTAAGGCTCCTGTACACGGTGAGACGTGGCCGCTCCTTGGTCCCGAACACCTTCCGGCGCACCCGTAGATGTCTTTTGCGCCTTCCGTTCCATTTTTTCTTTTGAGGGTCCACGCCGTTAAAGAACCTCCTTTACTGCTGTGCGGCGAAGGCCTTGCCAGCCTTCCTCCGTACTACCTCGTCCTTGTATTTTATGCCCTTGCCCTTATACGGTTCCACCGGCCTCAACCTCCGCACCGTGGCGGCAAACTCTCCCACCTGCTGTTTGTCTATGCCTGTCACAGAGAACTTTGCGGGATTCGTGGGCTGTGTGACCTGTACCGTTATCCCTTCAGGAACCTCTACCTGTTTCGGCTTGCTGTGACCTAACGCCAGCACCAGGTTCTTTCCCTGCAGCTTCACGTTGTAGCCCAGCCCCACTATCTCCATCTCCTTCGTGAAACCCTTTGTCACGCCTTCTACGGCGTTGGCCACAAGCGTCCTCCAAAGGCCCTGAAAGGCCCTTTGTCTCGAATTGGTGGTAGGGACCTTTATCCGGATAGTCCGGTCCTTGGAGTCGTACTCCGCCGTCACTACGGGATGAAGGGTCTGGGAGAGCTGTCCCTTAGGGCCCTTCACCTTTACGGTACGCTGGTCTGATATGCTGACGTCCACACCCTGGGGGACGGCTACAGGTAACTTTCCTATGCGAGACATAATTGTCTATTCTCCTACCAGACCGTACATAAGACCTCTCCACCGACTTTTGCCTTGCGACATTCCCTGTCACTCATAATACCGCCGGAGGTGGACACGATGGCGATACCCACTCCACCCAGGACCTTTCTCATTTCGTCTACACCTTTGTACAACCTGCGTCCCGGCTTACTCTCCCGCTTCAGTTGACGTATAACCCTTTCTTTCCGACGACCGTATTTAAGATAGATCCTGATGACGCCCTGCTTGTCGTCTTCTGTTTCCTTATAGCCCTTTATGAACCCCTCGTCTTTCAGCACTTTCGCAATCGCACACTTCACGTTCGAGCGAGGCACGTCCACACTTTCATGCGTCTTCATGTTCGCGTTTCTGATACGCGTCAACATGTCTGCTATGGGGTCGGTCATCATGGCGTCTCTCCTACCAGCTTGCCTTTCTGACTCCGGGTATATCTCCACTGGAGGCCAGGGTCCTGAAGCAAATCCTGCATATCTGGAACTTGCGGTAATATGCCCTCTGCCTGCCGCATAGTTTACAGCGGTTATACTTGCGGGTCTTGTATTTCGGTTCTCTCTTCGTTTTTTCTAATAGAGCTTTCCTGGCCATATCTTATTCCCCGAACGGTGTGCCTAACATACGGAGTAATTCCTTGGACCTTTCTTTACGCTTACCGCTTATGACTATGGTTATATCCATGCCCTGAACAAACTCTACGTCATCAGGGTTTATCTCTGGAAAGACCACCTGTTCCTGTATGCCGAGGGTGTAATTCCCCGCCTGGTCAAAGGCGTCTGGGGACAGTCCCCTGAAATCCTTTATCCTCGGGAGGGTTATGCTGACTAGCCTGTCCATAAATTCGTACATCCTCACGCCCCTCAACGTGACCTTGCACCCGATGGCGTCTCCCTTCCTGAGTTTGAATCCCGCTACGGATTTCCTGGCCTTGGTAACTGCGGGCTTCTGACCCGTGATAAGGCCGAGTTGCTTCTGGGCATCTTCGAGGCACTTCTTGTTCTCCAGGGCCTGACCGACTCTCATGTTTACGACTACCTTGGAAATCCGGGGCACCTCCATGATGTTCTTATAGCCAAACTTCTTCATCATCTCCGGGGCGACCTCTTCCTTGTAGCGCTTCTCTAACCTGGCCATTACCTTATGCCTCGACTCCCGCGGTTATTACGTGTCCGCATTTGTAACAAACCCGAGCCTTTGACTTTCCTTTTTCCTGTTTGATACGGGTCCTGACGCCTTTGTTAAACTTTGCACAATTTTTGTTTGTACACACCACCAGCACGCTAGACACCGCGACAGGGGCCTCTTTCTGCACCCTGCCTCCCTGCGGGTTCTTTTGACTGGGACGAACGTGTTTGTTTATATAATTAACACCCTCTACCAGCACCCTGTTCTTCTTGACGAAGACCATCAACACCTTTCCGGTCTTCCCGGCCTCATCCCCGGCCATAATTTGAACTATGTCCTTCGCTGCTATATGCATACCCTGTTCTCTTCTCTACACGACCTCCGGGGCCAGAGACAATATCTTCATAAAGTTCTTCTGCCTCAACTCCCTTGCAACGGCACCAAAGATCCTGGTTCCCCTGGGATTACCATCGTTGTCAATAATAACGACCGCGTTCTTGTCAAACCGCAAATAAGAACCGTCTTCCCTGCCGATGTTGTTTTTCGTACGCACTATGACACCCTTTACCACCTCGCCCTTCTTCACCTCCCCGCCGGGCATGGCCTTTTTCACCGAGGCCACTATTATGTCACCGACCCCGGCGCACTTCTTGCGGGACCCGCCGAGCACCTTTATGCACATGACCTTCTTGGCGCCCGAGTTGTCGGCCACATCCAGTCTTGAATATTCCATTATCATGACTATGCCGCCTTTTCCACTATCCGTACCAGCCGCCAGCGTTTGGTCTTGCTGAGGGGCTTTGTTTCCATAATCTCCACCTTATCGCCTACACTCGCCCTGTTCCCCTCATCATGGGCCTTGTAGACGGTGGTCCTTCTGATATATTTACCGTAGCGCGGGTGCTTTTTCCGCCTTTCCACTTTCACAACAAGGGTCTTGTCCATCTTGTTGCTGCTCACAATGCCCATTACCCGCTTTCTCCCGCTCCTGTCTTCCATTTCTACTTAGTTTCTCCAGAATACAGTTTCTTATTGATGCCAAGCTCCATCTCTCTAAGTACCGTCTTGGCCCTTGCTATGTCTTCTCTGGTTCTTGCGTATTGCGCAGAGTTCTTGAGCTCCCCTGCCTGCCACTGGATCCTGAGGTTTAACAGCTCCCTCTTACTGCCTTCCAGCTCTTCTAATATCTCTTCGTGTGATTTGGCCCTGAGCTCTGCGGTTTTCATCGCTACAGCCTCCTGGTTATCATCCTGACCCTAACCGGAAGTTTATGTGCTACACGGCTAAAGGCCTGTTTTGCCATAACCTCGGGTACGCCCCCGATCTCGTACAGCACCGTACCGGGTTTTACAACGGCAACCCAGAATTCAGGTTCACCCTTGCCCTTCCCCATGCGTGTTTCAATAGGCTTTGAACTAACGGGTTTATGCGGGAATACCCTGATTATGAGCTTTCCCTCTCCCTGCAGGAAATGGCTCACGGCTACCCTCCCCGCCTCCAGCTGCTGTGCGGTGACAAAGCAGGACCCCATGCTCTGCAACCCGTACTCCCCGAAGGCCACGGTATTGCATCTGGTGGCGTTGCCCTTGATACGTCCGCGCTGGTTCTTCCTAAACTTGACTCTCTTTGGCATCATACGCATAGCGGCGTTTCTCCCCTGGGGCAAAGTTCCCTTTGTATATCCAGACCTTCACACCTATGGTACCGTATGTGGTAACGGCCACGTGAAATCCGTAATCAATATTTGCTCTTAAAGTGTGCAGCGGAATCTTGCCGTTGCTGACGGACTCCGTTCTGGCTATTTCCGCTCCTGCCAGTCTGCCCGCTATCTGCACCCTACACCCCTCTGCACCCGCGTTCATGGTCACGTCCAACGCCTTTCTCAGCGTCCTGCGGAATGCGGCCCGTCTCTCCAACTGTTCACCCACCGCCTCCGCAACAAGCTGGGCATCCAGCTCAGGCTTATTTACTTCCTTTATTTTTACCGTCACCTTACGTCCTGCCAGTGACTCCAGCTCGTCCGTCAGTTTGTCTATACCGGCGCCCTTGCGCCCGATAATAAGACCGGGACGGGCCGTGTGCAGGGTAATTCTGGCCTCTTCCCTGGTCCTCTCTATCTGAACAACCGGTATGCCCGCGAAGCGGTAGTTTTTCTTGATATGCTCGCGGATATTTCGGTCTTCGACAAGAAGTGTACCGAATTCCTTCTTGTTGGCGTACCAGTTTGAACGCCAGTCCTCGGTTATGCCTATCCTAAATCCCCTGGGATGAACCTTCTGGCCCATGGCGTCTACTTCCTCCCTATTGCTTGTTTTCGTCCGAAAGAACCACGGTAATATGACTGCTCCGCTTCTTAAGCGGCGCCCACACACCACGGGGTCTGGCCCAGTGCCATTTGCGTACGGGCCCGCCGTCGATCCTTATCTCGCTCACACGGAGGGCATCCAGGTCGCCTTCCATAGTCTCCTCGGCATTGGCCAGCGCAGACCTGAGCGTCTTGTCTATCATGCATGCGGCCCTCTTGCGGGTGACGCGAAGCACCTGCAGGGCATCGTTTACCGATTTACCCTTTATCAGGTCTGATACCAATCTCGCCTTCCGCGGGGAGATCTTTGCATATCTACAAATCGCCTTTACCCTCATAGCTGTCTCTGCATGAACTCCTATTTCTTTATTATTCCCTTCTTCCTGATTCCACTATGGCCCCTGAACACGCGGGTAGGAGAAAACTCGCCTAACCTGTGCCCCACCATGTCTTCCGCAACAAAAAGCTTATTAAATATTTTGCCGTTGTGGATAAGAAAGGTATGGCCGACAAACTCGGGAATGATGGTACAGGCCCTGGCCCAGGTCTTTATGGGGTCCTTCAGGCCGGACTCTCTCTGTTTCTCAACCTTCTTCATAAGTTTTTCATCTACGTACGGGCCTTTTTTTACCGAGCGGCTCATTTTATATTACTACCTCTTTTTTGTCTGTCGCCTGCGTACTATAAACTTGTTGCTGGGGGCCCTCTTGTTTCTGGTCTTGCCCCCTTTGGACAACACACCGGTGGGGCCGCAAGGCGGCCGACCGCCGTGTGACCTTCCTTCGCCTCCTCCCATGGGATGAGCCACGGGGTTCATGGCGACCCCTCTTACAGTGGGCCTTATACCCATGTGCCGTCTCCTGCCGGCCTTGCCAAAAGTTACGTTGCTGTGATCAGTGTTGCCAATCTGTCCTATTGTCGCCCTGCAGTTCTCGTGAATCTTGCGTATCTCGCCGGACGGCAGGGCTATCTGTGCATACCCGGCGTCACGGGACAGGAGCTTGATCATGCTGCCCGCAGACCTCGAAAGTTGCCCGCCGCGACCTATCTCAAGTTCGACATTGTGTATTTCCATCCCAAGGGGAATGTTCTTGAGCGGCATGGAATTCCCCGCCTTTGGTTCGACCTTGTCCCCGGAGACGACAGTCTCTCCTACCTTCAACCCCTCGGGCGCTATTATATACCTCTTCTCTCCGTCCCTGTAGTGCAGAAGCGCTATCCGCGCGGACCTGTTGGGGTCATATTCAATTGAGGCTACCTTTGCGGGGATATCGTGCTTGTCTCTCTTAAAGTCTATCTTCCGGTATTGCCTCTTTTCTCCGCCACCTATATGCCGGGCCGTCATCTTGCCCCGATGGTTCCTCCCGCCCGTCCTGGGAAGGGGTGTCAGCAGGCTTTTCTCAGGCTTTGTAGTAGTTATCTCTGAAAAATCTAAGACGCTGCCGAAGCGTCTGCCCGGAGATGTAGGTTTGTATTTTCTCATATACCGCGCCTCTAATAGCCCAAGTCTATCGTGCCACCCTCTTCAAGGGTTACTACAGCCTTCTTCCAGACGTGAACCTTCGTCAGACCGAACTTAGTCTTTTTGGACTTGCCCCGCTTGTTCATTGTCCTTACGTCTTTAACCTTTACGTGGAAGAGTTTCTCCACCGCCTGCTTTACCTGTATCCTGTTCGACTTCCTGTCCACCTCGAAGTGGAAGGTATTGTTCATGTCTCTGTCGGCGACACTTTTTTCGGTCTGTAAAGGTCTCTTTATAATCCTGTATATATCCAACGTCTCTTATCCTATATTACCAAGCTCGGAACGAGTGATGAGCAGTCTACCGTGTTTTATTATCTCGTAGGCGTTTAACTGGGTGGCTTTCATGACCTTCAGGCCTGGGACGTTTCTGGCAGATTTCCAGATTGTATGGTCATTGTCCTCCGCTACCACCAGGCAGCTGCCCTCTATACCAAGTGCCTTCAGTAAACTGACCATCTTTTTTGTACTGGGTTTACTGAATTCCAGCTTGTCTATGACCTTTACCTCTGCGTCCAACAGCTTCCCTAACATGGCGGAACGCAGCGCCTGTCTCCTGGCCTTTTTGGGCATATGGTACGAGTAATCCCTGGGTTTGGGACCAAAGACCACACCGCCACCGCGGAACAGGGGTGAACGCAGTGAGCCTGCGCGGGCCCTGCCGGTGTGCTTCTGGGCCCAGGGTTTCTTACCGGTGCCCTTTACCTCGGCCCTGGTCTTGGTACAGGCGGTACCAACCCTCCTGTTCGCCTCATACATGATTACGGCATCTTTGAGGAGGACTTTACGCACCTCGCCGCCAAATCTGGCCTCTTCCAGTTCCAGCTTCTCTACCTCTTTACCTCTGGTGTCGTAGACTGCCAGCTCTATCACGATTTCTGCCCCTGCTTGACGCTGTTCCTTATGATTACATATCCGCCATCGGCACCAGGCACGGCACCTTTCAATAAAAGCAAATTCCGCTCCTTGTCCACCCTTACCACCTCTAGATTTTGCACGGTTACCCTGGCCTGGCCCATGTGCCCCGCCATCTTCCTTCCCTTCCATACCCTTGAGGGATACGCGCTACAACCGATGGACCCTAACATCCTGGGTTTGACGTGGCCGTGGGTCATAGGCACCCCGCTGAATCCCCACCTTTTCATAGGCCCCTGAAAACCCTTACCCTTACTGAGGCCGATAACGTCCACCTTTTCTGCGCCTTCAAACATGTCGACCTTCAAGGTTTGACCGATCTCTACGGCCGGTTCTCCATCGTAGGCCACCTCACGAATGAACCTCTTCGGCCCTGTGCCTGCCTTCTTTGTGTGGCCAATATGGGGCTTTGTGACACTCTTTTCCTTCCGGTTGTCGAACCCCAGCTGAAGCGCCGAATAGCCGTCTCTGTCAGGGGTCTTTACCTGAAGGACGTTGCATGGTCCCACCTCAATGACGGTGACGGGTACTCTGACACCGTCGTCACGGAATACCTGAGTCTTCCCTAATTTTTTTCCAAGCAGGGCACCAATCATTGCGGAACCTTTCCTTAAAAGTAGTTTCTCGCAGGTCTCACTTAGTACTTTAAACCTTTATCCTTATCTCAATCCCGGCAGGCATGTTGAGCCTGTTGAGTGAGTCCACCGTCTTGGCCGTTGGCTCTACTATGTCTATAAGACGTTTGTGCGTCCTGATTTCGAACTGTTCCCTGGATTTCTTGTCCACATGGGGAGACCTGAGTACGGTGTACCTCTCAATGCGGGTAGGAAGTGGTACAGGGCCGGAAACCTTTGCTCCTGTTGCCTTTGCCGTCTCCACTATCTCGGCCGCGGCCTGGTCCAGCACCTTCTGGTCGTAGGCCTCCATACGTATCCGAATCTTTTGATCTATTACCATGTCCAACCTAAGGGAAAAGAGTCAATCTTACTTCGTTTTCATCTTATGTCAAGGTTTAAACAACACTTGCGTAGACTTCTTTGGGCGCGGCCTTGTAGTCAAATGGTTCCATAATATAGCTTCCACGACCGCTGGTTAACGACCTGAGGGTTGTGGTATATCCAAACATCTCGGCCAGTGGCACCAGTCCTTTAATTATCCTCACGCCGCTGCCGACACCCAACTCCTGTATCTCTGACCTGCGCCCATTCAGGTCCCCAAGGACGTCACCCAGATAGGATTCAGGTACTGCCACCTCTACTTTCATTATGGGTTCAAGCCGCACCAGGCCGACCTGCTGGATACATTGCACAATGGCCCGTGAAGCTGCGGTATAAAAGGAGAGCTCAGAGGAATCTACTGCATGGTGAGAACCGTCTGTCAGGGTGGCTTTTATATTTATAAGGGGATAACTGCCGGCAACGCCGCCCCGCGCAGAGTCTACGATGGCCGCCTTAACATGCTTTATGTACTGCTTGGGGATGGAACCCCCGACAATCTTATTCTCAAAGATTACCGGATGGGCGTCCTTGCACGGCTCAAAGGTTATTACCACATGACCGTACTGCCCGTGACCGCCTGTCTGCTGTACGAATTTCTCGTCTATCTCTACAGACTTGGCTATCGTCTCTTTATAAGCGACTCTCGGAGTGCCTATGTTTGCATCCACCTTGAACTCGCTGAGCATACGGTTCTTCAGTACCTCCAGATGCAGTTCTCCCATGCCGGACATTATAAGCTGCCCTGTTTCATCGTTCATGCATGCAGTAAACGTGGGATCTTCCTTCTTCAACCTCGCCAGGGCGTAGACGAGTTTTTCTTTCTCCGCCTGGGTCTTCGGTTCGACGGCCATGGATATAACCGTTTCCGGGAAGTGCATCGGCTCCAGCAGTATCTGGTGTTGACGTTCGCAGAGGGTGTCGCCGGTAACCGTATCCTTCAGACCCACTACGGCCACTATGTCGCCTGCCGTGGCCTTTTCTACCCGCTCACGCTCGTTGGCGTGCATCTTATAAATACGGCTTACCAGTTCCGTTCTGTCTGCCCGGGGGTTATATACCCTTTGCCCTGAACGCAGATTGCCAGAATAGAGACGCAGGTAGGTCATGTCTCCGTGCTTGTCTGCGAATATCTTAAAGGCGAGAGCCGCAAGGGGTTGGTCGGGCGAGGGTTCTCTGGTCATTGTGTCTTTTTTTTGGGGATGGGTTCCGGACACCGGCGGGATCTCGAGGGGAGAGGGGAGGTAATCACATACGGCATCAAGGAGCATCTGCACTCCTTTATTCCTGAACGCCGTGCCGCAGAGCACGGGGCAGAACTTTGAGCTCACGGTGCCCTGCCGGATGGCCTTCTTTATGTCTGCCTCCGTTATAGGTTCTTCCCTCAGATATTTTTCCATAAACCAGTCTACTTCCTCCGCGATATCCTCTATCATTTTTTCTCTCAGCATGGACGCTTCGGGGAGGTATTCCTCGGGCACGTCGACCACCTCATAGTTTTTGACAAGCTCTTTCTTTGACTCTGTGTCCTCATACAGCCAGGCCTTCATCTTCACCAGGTCTATGCAGCCTATGAATTTTTGTTCCTTGCCGATGGGCATCTGTATGGGTATCGCCCTGGCGCCCAGCTTTTCTTTTATGTCTGCAACGGCACGAGCGAAATCGGCACCAACCCTGTCGAGTTTGTTTATGAAACAGAGCCTGGGCACATTATATTTGTCGGCCTGCCGCCATACGGTTTCAGACTGTGCCTGCACGCCGGCCACGCCGCAGAATACGCATATGGCCCCGTCCAGCACCCTGAGCGACCTCTCCACCTCTGCCGTAAAGTCAACGTGTCCCGGGGTGTCTATAATGTTTATCTGGCTCTCGCCCCAGGAACACGTGGTGGCCGCCGCGGTAATGGTTATACCCCGTCTCTGCTCCTCCTCCATCCAGTCCATTGTGGCCGTACCCTGATCCACCTCTCCTATCTTGTAGGCCCTGCCTGTGTAGAAGAGTATCCTCTCGGTAAGGGTCGTCTTACCCGCGTCTATGTGCGCGGCTATTCCAATGTTGCGCAGTTTGTTAATGTCTAACTTCTTTTCCATAAGTGCTTTCTACCACGTGAAATGGGCAAACGCCTTGTTTGCATCGGCCATCTTGTGTGTATTTTCCTTCTTCGTATATGCGGCACCCTGTTTTCTATATCCGTCCAACAGTTCATCGGCCAGCCTTCTGTGCATGGGGCGGCCCTTTTTGGCCTTCGCGGCCTGAAGGATCCACCTGATACTCAAAGAAGTCTGCCTCTTTCTGGGGACCTCTATGGGCACCTGATATGTCGCCCCGCCTATGCGTCTGGAACGCACCTCTACCATGGGCTTCACATTGTTTATGGCCGCCTCAAGGACTTCTATCGGTTGTTTGTCCTGAACCTTTTTTGCTATGTAGTCCATGGCGTCATAAAACACCCCTTCGGCCGTACTCTTCTTGCCCTTTCGCATCAGGCAGTTTATGAACTTGGCCGCCAGCTTGCTGTTATATCTTACGTCCGGTTTTAGAAATACCTCTGTGCTTTTATACTCAAGCCCCATAGATTGCCTCCCTACTTAGGACTCTTTGCGCCGTATTTTGAACGTCCACGTTTTCTCCCCGTCACGCCGCCAGTGTCCTGAGTACCCCTGACTACGTGATACTTTACCCCCGGCAGGTCTCTAACCCTGCCGCCTCTAATCAGGACGATGGAGTGTTCCTGTAGATTGTGGCCTTCTCCAGGGATATAGGCGGTGACCTCTTTCCCATTAGAGAGCCTCACCCTGGTTACCTTCCTGAGGGCGGAGTTAGGCTTCTTGGGTGTGCGTGTCATGACCTGCAGGCAGACGCCCTTTTTATGCGGACAACCCTCAAGGTCAGGACTCTTGCTTTTTTTGCCTACCTTTTTTCTTCCCTTCCGTACAAGCTGGTTTATCGTAGGTGTCATATCGGCTTATCCTCTTTAACTACCTATTATGTCTTCCAATCCCTTTGTCTCCTCAGATTCTACCGGCCTAACCTCAATAGCGGTAAGTCCCTTAAACCCTGTACCTGCAGGAACCAGATGTCCAAGGACGACATTCTCTTTCAAGCCCACCAACGGGTCTCTCTGTCCTTTAAGGGCGGCAAGCGTCAAGACCTTGGTGGTTTCCTGGAAGCTGGCTGCTGATATAAAGCTGTCGGACTGTAACGAGGCCTTGGTTATGCCCATAAGCATTGGTTTGGCCGTAACGGGTTTGCCTTTGGCCTCTTTAACGCGCTTGTTTTCTTCTCTAAACCTGTGTTTTTCTATTACCATCCCGGGGAGCAGGTCGGTGTCGCCGGGGTCGTCTACGGTTATCTTGCGGAGCATCTGGGCTATAATTATCTCTATATGCTTGTCATCTATCGGTACGTTCTGTGACCGATAGA
This region includes:
- the rplX gene encoding 50S ribosomal protein L24; protein product: MHIAAKDIVQIMAGDEAGKTGKVLMVFVKKNRVLVEGVNYINKHVRPSQKNPQGGRVQKEAPVAVSSVLVVCTNKNCAKFNKGVRTRIKQEKGKSKARVCYKCGHVITAGVEA
- the rplN gene encoding 50S ribosomal protein L14 — protein: MIMEYSRLDVADNSGAKKVMCIKVLGGSRKKCAGVGDIIVASVKKAMPGGEVKKGEVVKGVIVRTKNNIGREDGSYLRFDKNAVVIIDNDGNPRGTRIFGAVARELRQKNFMKILSLAPEVV
- the rpsQ gene encoding 30S ribosomal protein S17 → MEDRSGRKRVMGIVSSNKMDKTLVVKVERRKKHPRYGKYIRRTTVYKAHDEGNRASVGDKVEIMETKPLSKTKRWRLVRIVEKAA
- the rpmC gene encoding 50S ribosomal protein L29, with protein sequence MKTAELRAKSHEEILEELEGSKRELLNLRIQWQAGELKNSAQYARTREDIARAKTVLREMELGINKKLYSGETK
- the rplP gene encoding 50S ribosomal protein L16 encodes the protein MMPKRVKFRKNQRGRIKGNATRCNTVAFGEYGLQSMGSCFVTAQQLEAGRVAVSHFLQGEGKLIIRVFPHKPVSSKPIETRMGKGKGEPEFWVAVVKPGTVLYEIGGVPEVMAKQAFSRVAHKLPVRVRMITRRL
- the rpsC gene encoding 30S ribosomal protein S3, yielding MGQKVHPRGFRIGITEDWRSNWYANKKEFGTLLVEDRNIREHIKKNYRFAGIPVVQIERTREEARITLHTARPGLIIGRKGAGIDKLTDELESLAGRKVTVKIKEVNKPELDAQLVAEAVGEQLERRAAFRRTLRKALDVTMNAGAEGCRVQIAGRLAGAEIARTESVSNGKIPLHTLRANIDYGFHVAVTTYGTIGVKVWIYKGNFAPGEKRRYAYDAKESQV
- the rplV gene encoding 50S ribosomal protein L22; its protein translation is MRVKAICRYAKISPRKARLVSDLIKGKSVNDALQVLRVTRKRAACMIDKTLRSALANAEETMEGDLDALRVSEIRIDGGPVRKWHWARPRGVWAPLKKRSSHITVVLSDENKQ
- the rpsS gene encoding 30S ribosomal protein S19 → MSRSVKKGPYVDEKLMKKVEKQRESGLKDPIKTWARACTIIPEFVGHTFLIHNGKIFNKLFVAEDMVGHRLGEFSPTRVFRGHSGIRKKGIIKK
- the rplB gene encoding 50S ribosomal protein L2 produces the protein MRKYKPTSPGRRFGSVLDFSEITTTKPEKSLLTPLPRTGGRNHRGKMTARHIGGGEKRQYRKIDFKRDKHDIPAKVASIEYDPNRSARIALLHYRDGEKRYIIAPEGLKVGETVVSGDKVEPKAGNSMPLKNIPLGMEIHNVELEIGRGGQLSRSAGSMIKLLSRDAGYAQIALPSGEIRKIHENCRATIGQIGNTDHSNVTFGKAGRRRHMGIRPTVRGVAMNPVAHPMGGGEGRSHGGRPPCGPTGVLSKGGKTRNKRAPSNKFIVRRRQTKKR
- the rplW gene encoding 50S ribosomal protein L23; the protein is MDIYRIIKRPLQTEKSVADRDMNNTFHFEVDRKSNRIQVKQAVEKLFHVKVKDVRTMNKRGKSKKTKFGLTKVHVWKKAVVTLEEGGTIDLGY
- the rplD gene encoding 50S ribosomal protein L4, which codes for MIELAVYDTRGKEVEKLELEEARFGGEVRKVLLKDAVIMYEANRRVGTACTKTRAEVKGTGKKPWAQKHTGRARAGSLRSPLFRGGGVVFGPKPRDYSYHMPKKARRQALRSAMLGKLLDAEVKVIDKLEFSKPSTKKMVSLLKALGIEGSCLVVAEDNDHTIWKSARNVPGLKVMKATQLNAYEIIKHGRLLITRSELGNIG